TAAAGgactaaataaactgtacagcTTGACAAAGTACAAGCTTGAGAACAACTTCTAAGAGTGCACTTCAGTGGTAAAGATATATCCTATTTTAAAGCCTGTTGCATAGCCAGGTTTCAGGGACAATGCTACTAACATTCAAATGACTACTTTTGCATAGCCAAGTGTTAAGCATAATGCTGCAGAATAAGTATCAAGCGATTAAGTGAAGTCAGCTATTGGCGTGAATTCAGAAACCACGTGATTTACCCTTGTAAGTGGGCGGCATGTAGAATGTCTGAAGTGGACTTGTTTTAGGAGGCCACAAGCCAACATTCCGTTACCTAGAATGATTTCTGTAACTTTAAAAGACACTACACACAGCACTAAATAGcaacataataataaacatttttgatGAGTCTCTGTCACAACATGAACTGTGTACTTTGTCTCTTTCGTTTCCGGCTGGGATCAATATAGcaacattaaccctttcagtcctacCTTAGTGTTTAGTTTTTCAAGTACAAACGGGACTTTAACATCCCACTCACTAAAATATATGTCCTCTCAATAAAGGAGTTGCTTTTCAATTATATAACTTAACTTTGtattcttcagctcaacaaaaacaattcaggactgaaagggtttcAAATCTcactatttacttatttatttaactttccCTAACCTTTTTACAATGTTTGCAATCATGTTGAGTGGTTCTGGGAATCACATATTGAGTTTGTACCGTATCTTTTTCTACACCTGTCTGCGAGTTTCCacattctattcaaatcatgtgatacTTTTCAATTTGGCTGGTCCCACCTACGTTGGGCCAGTAAAGCTGAAAGATCACACTGTCACATGGGTTGATTGGAATGACGAAAGCAGTTTACATGACTTTGGACAGTCATGACTGtccaaacaagctcaaagcaatttcaaaagccaggtaaaggcagatctAGAGAAAAATATAAACTCCTCAAATACTGGAACACAGAACCCATTGCAAATATCACAAAACAACATGAGGAAGATGGAACTGGCACTGGAAGCGGCTTCTTTTTATAAATTGGTTCCTCTGGAAAGCAGCTAATGCCACACACCAGTTAGATCAATGTTGCTAAAATAGTTTATATAATACAAAGTCATGAACAAAGATTTCTCATCAAATTAGTACACCTATACTAATGTGAAAACTAAGAGTTCAGAGATACTACCAGTGTTTGGGGCGCATAGGGGTCTGACTATGCTAAACTGGGGTCAGGTAAGGGtaattaatgggggggggggggggggggggggggggggggggggggggggggggggggggggagggggggggggggggggggggggggggggggggttgaggttATGTAAGGTGACATGGGGAAACTGGTTAGttcccagtttgatactgggatTCAGTTTGATCACTGGTGGCTCGGACTGGGAGTGGTGTTCCCTTTTAGAACTGGACCCAGTTTGTCGATTGCTTGTTCTGAGCGGGAACGgaactgcaaagaaacaaaatgtgaTGCATTATGCGGTGTGCAAGCCTCTGCAGAAACATGTTCTACCCTTCATTCATCCTTTCCAAAAAGCTTTAACTTGCAAGTTTGAagtctgctttaaaaaaagaagtatcTTCAAATAGCCTTTTCAATTGCATATTTGCAAACATTCCGAGCTGTTCTTACGACAATTGCTGAAATGTTGTCTTTCATTTCTTGAGTCTGCGTTAAGATGCTTTGAACAAGTTCAGGAGCAGATCTTCAGTTCTAGGTGCCTGCCATAGATGTGTGAAGTAGGCAAGGTCATCCAAGGTGTTCTTAAATTAGTAATCAGCAGCACTGTCTAGAGCAAAACAACAACGTACTGCCAAAGAAGGAAGATCCTGaactcaaaacattaaaaaaattaaaaaaacacattgtttcgCATATGCAATAGGAATCACTCTGAATGAATGCAAACATCctaaaaaatgaaaggaaaataaaagtaaattaaatttggAGCTACCTATTCTTTAATGGATGTCTAGACAGTCTGTAATACATGGTTCAGTAGTTTACATAAAGGCACCTCACCTGGCTGGAGCTGAGAAATCTCCCCATGTATCCAAGCTTTGTGCTGGAACCGAGGGAACTGAATCAGGGGCGTCCAAATCTAACAGAGAACCTGAGACGACGGGAAGAGGTCAGCTGGGAACATTGACTTAAAGGCATTAACTAGGCTTTCATTTCAATATtccagggacggaaataagagttattgcacagcagtttcatctattccaagttttactaggagcttgactGAGTCTtttctagtaaaacctggaatggatcacatcgctatgtgcatattgctatatttccatccctgctttatATTACCGTAAGCAACTTTATCACTGGGGGGGGCGGGCCCTTTATTCCTTGCTTTTTTctcaagctatatatatataattttttcactTCCTGCGCTTTACATGTTACGTTGAAGCAAGACCGGTGGAAGCAACAGCAGTTTAATCTATGGATCTGTTTACAAGCATTTAGCGCTAAAAAgatcaattgtattttaaaaccttgcttgTCTTTTAGGTAGCTTTGTACGCAAGCATTGCCCAGTTCAGGGCCTCAGTCCCGGCAAAGCCAAGCAAAGAGATTCAACTTTGGGTTACTGTAACTACAGGCTTTAGaattgtgtatgtttgtttgctggCACTGTCTATAGTTTGCTAAGTCTCACACACTGAattaatgaactttttttttttatattctttgtatAGGATGTCCTGGGTAACTAATCAACGAGGACACTGCTCCCAAATATACTTCATGCCCCAGTTATTTGAAGCTTTAGTCATTCCAGCGCAAGTGGGCCAAGTAAGCTTCAAATGTCAAGAGTCATATTCATGCTGTTTTAATCCAATGCTGAGGGGGCTGAGTAATCACCTCACCAGAATTGGATCCAGCTGGAATATACAATGTTGGTGTCTACCACATGTTGGGCTTTCAGCGCTGTCTAGTCAGCCTAGCAGATGCTTTTCCTCAAATCAAACAGAGTCAATAATGTAAGGTGAATAGCATCTGTAATCTAATGATTTCAGAAAATGAACTAAAACTGATATGTGGAACCATGTATTGAAAATGAGAAATCTGCCACCATAGTTTAACCAAATATTTGGAAACTGTGACACATTTcagcaggaaaataaaaagtgcaaaggcacattttctgaaaaataatttaaatatttaaaaggtataaaactaacaagaaacagcATAGTTGCAACTAGGAGAGGAGGTGTTCTGAACAATTCCTTGTAGTTTTACAGTGTTAAAATAAGGCCATTCATAaccttaacaaaaaacacaaagcaaaagtTGCCTTTCCCGCCTTACCTGTGTCTTCTGCTGCCACTCGGGGAGCAGAGTTTAGCGCAACTGGCTCTGGAATGTGATTGGGTGATTCAGTGGAAGAGGGCAGGGCTATCTTTCCACCAGGGGGAGGTGGGAGGAGCCCAAAACCTACTGCCCCCTGGAGGCGGGGCTTACCATCTCTCCTCTTTGTTTGCtggagagaaatatatatataaaaatattgtttgttttaacccATTTTTTGCTGGTCATGTTTTAAGCTTGAGCATTCCCACCTTCATTTACTGTATGCTATGCTTCTTTAACAAAAAGAATGAGAAGCGGAATACGATTTTCCCTACTTTTGTCTGCCTATTGCTCTCTAGGTTTTGTCGTCGGTAATCAAAACGACGCGTCCCAAAACATCTGGAACCTGCACATTCAAATCAAAGCAAAAAGTCATGTAAACCAACACAAAAACTCTAAATCAAAACACATTGTGATTCTCCAGTATTTTGGgaatattgttttgattttatgtgATAAGACTTGTAATCTATGACTAATATAAAAATGCTATTATTCCAAGTGATTGTATAGATCTGTTCAGAAACAGCACTCCAAAATTTGTAATAGCTATGGCCACACACTGCAGTTTGTTTCCTGTCACGCCCTAATGCATTAATATGGACAGCGGCGAAAAGGTTCATAGGAGCCATGATCACACTGTCTGACAACTAGTTACGCGCTTATAATAAGCAAGCACTAGTTTTCTTTTGTAATGGCATCAGCAGTTTACCCCGATATTGAGGGTGATGGTTTGTCCCTCCTTGAAACCCAGATCAAGCTTCGGTCCTGTATCCTTGTTCTGAGATTCCTTCGAGATCTCATTCTCCTGTTTCACCCATCTGTATTTAGAAAGGGAGTAAAAAGAAACTTAGGTTAAAGAAACCTCCGATTGCATGCAGTGCGCGACGGGCTCCCGAAAACAACGGCAGTTTAGTGCTGAGACTACAGATGCGTTTTAGTGACACAAAATAAATTCGGTTTCGGTTTGGTTCAGTTTTATCTTTTGTCAGTATCATTTGGTTTGGAGTTTTATGCATGTCTTGGTGTGGAAATGAACTAGGAAGTGAAGTAGTAACAGAATTCCAAGGCAAGACCAGCAAACTTGCTTTATTTATCAAATCTGCAGAAATTTAAAAAACTTGTGACATGTCCAGTACCGCCCCATGTGAAATCAATCAATTACAATGATGGCACTCACTTGAAGTGATCCTGTAGTGATACGTTGAAATCAAAAGCATCCCCACGGTCATTGAACCCGATCCCAATAAAAGCACTGCGTCCTGTAGAACAAACAAGAACCATCGATAGCTAACCCCCATACATCAATTCCTGATCACAGAATAAATGTTTCATTCCGCACCATCATTAATGGAGACCAACGAAGGCACCACTGTTTGAGAAACTAAGATTTTAGATTTCGATCTTAATTACTTGAAAAATTTCTGTTGCTCCAATTTTGAGTTATTGTTTTTCTCTATATCACGTTTTACCCGCTCCTGAACTTAAatatatacagagacacacaaacaaatcAGGTGACTACACGACAACCAGCCACTTTTCTATTCGACAAGCCCCCCCTTTTCCCTGTGAACTTACCGTTTCCATCTTGGATACGGATAACAAAGTATCGACTGGAGTCGCTGACAGTCTCCACTGTGATCCCGGGGAACTCAATGACTGGGGCCTGAGCAAACAGCTCTCCTACAAAGACAGATTACAAAGACTGACACCCTGTCTTTCTTACTAGGCTTTAAAATCCCTTTTGTTTTTAGCATTAGCAACAATAGGTTTTCCAccaactctttcaacactgcagtccTGTACAGAAGTCAGGGAGACATAACCCTACTGAAtacagaccagtaaactaattaGCCTACCCCtctgtgtgaaatattaaatGAATGATTGGATTATCATTACTTCCAACACCTTGTGGTGTCTATGCCAtttcaaggctgtgatcagggcaaatggtGGCCCAGCTGGATATTAGGTACAGATCTGTGTAAGACATtgaaactattaaaatattatacTAGAGCGATCAAGCTGAAGTAGCAGCATGAACTCACAAAGAGATACTtagacaacagaaaacaaaatgggaACGTGAGTTTCTTCTACATCAGCATTTATGATTGGCTGGGCTGAATTCAGAGTGGCAGAATGGTTTGCCTCCGAAAGGTTTGTCTGGTTTGTCAGGGGAAGGCACTGCATGAAGAGAAGTACATACCCGAGGCTTTATCCTCCAGTTTAATATAAGCCACTTTTCCTCTCGCTGTGATTCGCAGCCGTCCCGTCCAATCAGGCTGCTCCAGCTTCCAGTCTGACGCCCTAAAACATGACATGTGAGACGTGGTCAATCGGAGGGAGCAATTCTGAAAACCCACAGTAGAAATTGTATGTAAACGTGACTACTGGTTAACTTCCATCTTCTCACAAATCTGTGCAGTTAGTTAACCACATGCGAAATATTGCTATGCGGACTATGAGGCTATTCAAACCAGCTATGAAAAGACTGCAAAGAAAGAAGCTGAGGGCGCATAGATCAGGAAGTTATTAAAATCTTACCTCCAGTCAAATAGTCCAATATCCTGTACATACTGCACATTTCTTGTAgaaatctttgtaaatgcatattttaattgaACTGAAGTGCTGTAAAACTTTCCCAAACAGGAGATATTGATGTTTCTGggagcaaaaacaaagcatctgAGGGGTAATAAATAGTTTATGGGGAATGAACGCTCTTATTGTTAAAGGAACATTCcacaccaactcaaccagaaaaagGACATTTCTTTGCCCGtccgtctcagat
Above is a window of Polyodon spathula isolate WHYD16114869_AA unplaced genomic scaffold, ASM1765450v1 scaffolds_4253, whole genome shotgun sequence DNA encoding:
- the LOC121312679 gene encoding adaptin ear-binding coat-associated protein 1-like, which gives rise to ASDWKLEQPDWTGRLRITARGKVAYIKLEDKASGELFAQAPVIEFPGITVETVSDSSRYFVIRIQDGNGRSAFIGIGFNDRGDAFDFNVSLQDHFKWVKQENEISKESQNKDTGPKLDLGFKEGQTITLNIGQTKRRDGKPRLQGAVGFGLLPPPPGGKIALPSSTESPNHIPEPVALNSAPRVAAEDTGSLLDLDAPDSVPSVPAQSLDTWGDFSAPASSVPAQNKQSTNWVQF